CAACCACGATGAACTCGATATCTTCTATCTGGCAGCTCCCATCACCATCGATGGTATCTCTGCTACCCCTTACGCTGCTTACGCAAACGTAGGTAAAGACGTTCTTGATGGCAACGGTGTACAGGCTGATAACATCGCAGCCTACCAAGGTCTTCTCGGCGTTGTAGCTGATCCTGACATGAATAAAGATTCTCAGGCATGGTGGATCGGTACCTCCTTTGAAATGGACATGTTCGATCCCATCGTTTTCGCAGCTGACATCGTTTACGGTTCCGTAGACGCTGACCAGAAGCAGAACGATCGTTCCGGTATGCTCTTCGACGCATCTCTTGCTTAYACCGGTCTGGACTTCGTACAGCCCAAACTGATGTTCGCATACACCACYGGTGAAGATGACAACACMTCCAACGGTTCTGAGCGTCTGCCCATCGTTACCAACGACTGGGCTTTCGGTACCACCTACTTCGGTGGCTCCGCTCTKACCGGTGGYTCCGGCGGCACCGTTGCTGCWGCYGACCACRACAGCAACGGCCAGCTCGGTTTCTGGACCGTAGGTCTTGCTCTCGAGAAGATCTCCTTCCTCGAAAAACTGAGCCACGACCTRATCTTCCTGTATGTTAAAGGTACCAACGATGAAGACCTCATCAAGACTCACGGTGCTGCAGCTCTGACCAACATCGAYCCCAACGGTAACTTCCTGACCACTAAAGACTCCGTTTTCGAAATTGACTTCAACACCAACTACCAGATCTACGACGAACTGGCAGCTATCGTTGAATTCGG
Above is a window of Desulfovibrio sp. JC010 DNA encoding:
- a CDS encoding outer membrane homotrimeric porin encodes the protein NHDELDIFYLAAPITIDGISATPYAAYANVGKDVLDGNGVQADNIAAYQGLLGVVADPDMNKDSQAWWIGTSFEMDMFDPIVFAADIVYGSVDADQKQNDRSGMLFDASLAYTGLDFVQPKLMFAYTTGEDDNTSNGSERLPIVTNDWAFGTTYFGGSALTGGSGGTVAAADHBSNGQLGFWTVGLALEKISFLEKLSHDLIFLYVKGTNDEDLIKTHGAAALTNIDPNGNFLTTKDSVFEIDFNTNYQIYDELAAIVEFGYVNADLDEDVWGADTIADKSDPMLKFAVGLIYNF